In the Bacillus shivajii genome, one interval contains:
- a CDS encoding alpha/beta-type small acid-soluble spore protein, with amino-acid sequence MANNNSSNQLVVPGVQQALDQMKYEIAQEFGVELGPDSTSRANGSVGGEITKRLVQMAEQQFSGQQQ; translated from the coding sequence ATGGCAAACAACAATAGTTCAAACCAATTAGTAGTACCTGGAGTACAACAAGCGTTAGATCAAATGAAGTATGAGATTGCGCAAGAGTTTGGTGTAGAGCTTGGCCCAGATTCAACATCTCGTGCTAACGGTTCAGTTGGTGGTGAGATCACTAAGCGTCTTGTTCAAATGGCTGAGCAACAATTCAGTGGTCAACAACAATAA
- a CDS encoding ABC transporter ATP-binding protein, giving the protein MADITFKNLYKIYEGDVQAVTDFNLDIEDKEFIVFVGPSGCGKSTTLRMVAGLEDISKGELYIGDNIVNDVAPKDRDIAMVFQNYALYPHMNVYENMAFGLKLRKFKKEDIDKRVRDAAKILGLTEMLDRKPKAMSGGQRQRVALGRAIVRNPKVFLMDEPLSNLDAKLRVQMRAEITKLHQRLQTTTIYVTHDQTEAMTMATRIVVMKDGLVQQVGRPKDIYDYPENVFVGGFIGSPSMNFLTGKLVDGYFQIGDLSIKVPEGKMKTIEKYNNKEIILGVRPEDIHDEPVFLDAAENSQIEAKIDVAELMGAETFLYSKVEGQDFIARVDSRTDVQGGDTMKVAFDMNKAHFFDPETESRLR; this is encoded by the coding sequence ATGGCTGATATTACTTTTAAGAATTTGTACAAAATCTATGAAGGTGATGTACAAGCAGTTACAGATTTCAACTTAGATATTGAAGATAAAGAATTTATCGTTTTCGTCGGTCCATCTGGTTGTGGTAAATCTACAACACTTCGTATGGTTGCTGGACTTGAAGATATTTCAAAAGGTGAACTTTACATTGGAGACAACATAGTAAACGATGTTGCACCTAAAGACCGAGACATCGCGATGGTTTTCCAAAACTACGCACTTTACCCACACATGAACGTATATGAAAACATGGCATTCGGATTAAAGCTTCGTAAGTTCAAAAAAGAAGATATCGACAAGCGTGTTCGTGATGCCGCAAAAATTCTTGGCTTAACAGAAATGCTTGATCGTAAGCCAAAAGCAATGTCTGGTGGTCAGCGTCAACGTGTTGCACTAGGACGTGCGATTGTACGTAATCCAAAAGTATTCTTAATGGATGAGCCACTATCTAACTTAGATGCTAAATTACGTGTACAAATGCGTGCAGAAATTACAAAGCTTCACCAACGTCTACAAACAACAACAATTTACGTTACACACGACCAAACAGAAGCAATGACAATGGCGACACGTATTGTTGTTATGAAAGACGGACTTGTTCAGCAAGTGGGACGTCCAAAAGATATTTACGACTATCCAGAAAACGTCTTCGTTGGTGGTTTCATCGGGTCACCATCCATGAACTTCTTAACTGGAAAATTAGTAGACGGTTACTTCCAAATTGGTGACTTAAGCATTAAAGTTCCTGAAGGGAAAATGAAAACTATTGAAAAATACAATAACAAAGAAATCATCTTAGGAGTTCGTCCTGAAGATATTCATGATGAGCCAGTATTCTTAGATGCTGCTGAGAACTCTCAAATCGAAGCAAAAATTGACGTCGCTGAACTTATGGGTGCAGAAACATTCCTATACTCTAAAGTAGAAGGTCAAGACTTCATTGCTCGAGTTGACTCTCGTACAGATGTTCAAGGCGGCGATACAATGAAGGTAGCATTTGACATGAACAAAGCTCACTTCTTTGACCCTGAAACAGAATCAAGATTACGTTAG
- a CDS encoding PucR family transcriptional regulator, translated as MLNKLKKNFTHAIFEKNAKASPASRLVLQDESGESISLDKTKLSSDEIHLLQMLFDEPKRQKHQTPLHEKLSSYLFNNEEIDEQTLHQLSFPYRLIHFRLKGKLADQDEFEEAMLNLYPSTELLLWKNNSEAILLQKIDEEFDETENNQESIIDTITSDFFVQLVLYTGSPIPDHHLLRTRFKWEEEAFAYAHQTSPTKKSFVEQEVIPHFIVGDLTDHTKQHLSMLLHPVKQDHELLNSIKTYLECNMNTTLAAKKMFMHRNSLQYRVDKFIEKTSIDIKRFPNAIAVYFILIMIQNETREN; from the coding sequence ATGTTAAACAAATTAAAAAAGAACTTTACTCATGCGATTTTCGAAAAAAACGCAAAGGCCTCCCCTGCATCGAGACTTGTTTTACAAGATGAAAGTGGAGAGTCTATTTCTTTAGATAAGACAAAATTATCTTCTGATGAAATTCACCTATTACAAATGTTATTTGATGAACCGAAACGTCAAAAACATCAAACACCGCTTCATGAAAAATTATCATCATATTTATTTAACAATGAAGAAATTGATGAGCAGACACTCCATCAGCTTTCCTTCCCATACAGGCTGATTCACTTTCGTCTTAAAGGGAAGCTTGCAGATCAAGATGAATTTGAAGAAGCGATGCTTAACTTGTACCCTTCTACTGAGCTACTTTTATGGAAGAACAACTCAGAAGCAATCTTACTGCAAAAAATCGATGAAGAATTCGATGAAACAGAGAACAATCAAGAATCGATCATCGATACAATTACATCAGACTTTTTTGTTCAGTTAGTACTGTATACAGGTTCACCAATTCCTGACCACCATTTATTGCGCACTCGTTTTAAATGGGAAGAAGAAGCATTTGCTTACGCTCATCAAACCTCACCAACTAAAAAATCATTCGTTGAACAAGAGGTAATTCCTCATTTTATCGTTGGTGATTTAACTGATCATACAAAACAACATTTGTCCATGTTACTACACCCTGTCAAACAGGATCATGAATTATTAAATAGCATAAAAACATATTTAGAGTGTAATATGAATACTACCCTTGCAGCCAAGAAAATGTTCATGCACAGAAATTCCTTACAATACCGCGTAGATAAATTCATTGAAAAGACATCTATTGACATTAAGCGGTTCCCTAACGCCATCGCAGTTTACTTCATCTTAATTATGATCCAAAACGAAACAAGAGAAAATTAA